Genomic DNA from Leptospira broomii serovar Hurstbridge str. 5399:
TGTCGCCGTGATTGTAGTTCCGGAGCCGGTCACGGATGAAATTGCGACAGATCCACCCGCCTTCTGAAAGTTCATCTTAACGACGTCCATTCCGACCCCTCGACCGGAAGTGGAGGAAACCGTTTCCGAGGTGCTGAAACCGGGAACAAAGACTAATTCGGCGAGTTCGACTTCCGTTTTACGATGTATTTCATCGATCGTTAATAAACCTTTCTCGATCGCCTTTTCGCGAATGCGATCATAGTTAAATCCTCTTCCATCGTCTCGGACTTGTAGAATAACGTTACCGCCTCTTAAAGCTGCCGAAATATAGATCCGTCCTTTTCTAGGCTTGCCTGCCTTACTCCTTTCCTCCTGAGATTCCAAGCCATGATCCGCCGAATTACGAATCATATGGGTAATCGGATCCGAGATCGTATCTATAATCGTTTTATCCAATTCGACGTCGCCGCCGTCCAGATGCAGTTCGATCTCCTTATTGGTCGTCCTTTCCAGATCGTGAATAAGCCTGGGAATTTTTTTAAAGAACGTCTCGAGCCTTTGTAGCCGAGTTCTCATGATACTTTCTTGCGAAAGCGTGATCAATTGACTTAGATTCCTTACCGTAGAGAGCAGAGAATGCTCCTGGATCGCTTCCATTTTTTGTAATAATTGGTTTCGGACTATAATGGTCTCTCCGGCTAAATTAATCAGATGATCTAAAAGATTTAAAGGAATTCTTAAATAGTTATCAGAGAGTTCCGTCTGCGGTTTTACTCCATTTGCCTCGATATCTCCGGACCCGACCGATTTTGAATACGCTTCCTTAATCACAGCGCGCTTGCCTTCTTCCGACCTCTGAAAAATAATTTGGACGGATTGTACGAAACCTAAATGAGAACATTCTTCGCTGATTTCGGTTTGCGTCGATCGACTCAAAAGAACAAGATAATCTATTTCTTGAATTCCGTTACCGTTTTGCTCTGTTCGGGATTGTTCGAGCAGATTCGATTGCAACACTAGGGCTTTACCTTCCAAAGATTGAAACGATCTACCTTCATCGCGCAAAGCTAACGTTTGATCATTAAACGTATTGAATCGAACTACATAGAGTGATAAATTTTCTAGTTTTGCCCGCTCTAAATATTTCTTGGGAATTATTACTTTAGCTCTTTGGTTTACACGAGGGGAAATATTGGAATCGCCGATAGCTGAATTCTTCGGGAAAAATCCCCAAACCTCTTTCTGCGCCGAATTCGAATCGGATAATTCGGAATCTATTCGGGAAATTATTTGCTCTTCGTTTCTATTTTTATACAGGTCAACATTGCTCAGTAGCAGCCTAAGTTCATCCAGACATTCTAATATGAGCGAAACTTCATATTCCCCGGGAGGGGCATTGGATTTTCTCCATTGATTCAATAAATTTTCTAACGAGTGCGAAAGTGAGGAAATAGCGGGGAACTCAAATATTCCGGAATTGCCTTTGATCGTATGTATCGCTCGAAATAGCGTATTGACATACTCTGGATTAAATTCCATTTTCAAAGAAAGGGCGGTTTCTTCCGCCGAATCGAGTAAATCCGCCGATTCGGCGAGGAAATCATGCAATAACGCTTTTAAATCAACTTCCACGTAGTCCCCCTTATGACTCATTTGATATAATCACAATATTTTAAATTCCATTACGCAATATGGAGAATATTGAAATTATATAGCAGTATATTATCATTTACGAAAATTTAACATATTTAATGAAATATTGTCAACAGTTAGGCTAATAAATCTGATTATATTTTTATCAGTGGCTCCGATGGGACATATTCGGCTGAATTTTCTAGGACGGCAGGGATCAATTAATCTTTTCTAATTATTTATTCTCAAACTCTATACCCTTTGGAAGAGTTTTGTCTAAAAATTATTGCCATTATGGCACTTTTAGCCTTGAGTGAACGTCGATCTGGATAATAGATTTAGTGTGTTATAAATAAATCAAAAGGGGCTCCTTTGCTTCCGTGGGCAACGAGCAAAGGAACCCCTTTTTTAAGTGATTCTAAAGTAAGATCAGAGCAAAGAGAGAGTCACTTTATTCTTTCTTTCTTGTATTTCTTGAGGGGTTTCGACTTTTAAGACTTCATCCGGAACGATCTTGAAGATCGTTTGACCTTTTTGGATGATTTTCCCGTCGCTATCTTGAAGAATTATTTCCTTAATCGTGCCGGAGAACGGAGCAGTGATCTTATTGAACATCTTCATAACTTCTACGATAAAGAGAGATTGCCCTACTTTAAAGTGATCTCCCTCCTTGATCATCGGAGGAAGATCCGGAGATTCTTTCGAATAAAACATTCCGCCCATAGGAGACACGATTTCATCCGAACTTGCTTTTGGCGGAGGGGCAAGAACTTTGATAAGCGCGTCTCTAGTTTCCGCCTTTTTAAATTCATCCGGGATGACCGGTTCCATATTTTCGTCCATCGTCAGAGTATAGAAACGGGATTGATTCCCGATATTCGGAATGAGTTTCAGAAGTTCTAAACCGATTTGAAATCCTTTATGCGCGGCGACCGACTTGGCCCATAGCGTTTCATCGAATCCCGCTTGGGGCTTAGATGACACGAAGAATTCTTCCCAGCGATTGGAGTCCGCCTTTGTTCCCGTCCTTTTTTCAAGTTCCGAATAGAATGCCAGACCTGCTTTCAAAATCTCATCGTCGTGATCCCAGATCTTTTCGGACGGCGACTGATGAGGTTCACCTTCCATATTCAAATAAGTATAAAGGTCGGAAAGAACGTATAGCGGGTTTCGCAACCAGATCACGTTTCCTTTTTCGAGTTTCCAGGAAAAATCCAAATGGTATCCTAAAAATCCCGCCAATAGATGAGCATCCGAGAGTAAATCGCCAACCGGACGAGTGAGAAGGGTTAGTTTTCTAGAGAGGGTTTTCTTGCCGTCAGCGGGAACGGAAGCCAGCAATTTTTTCCAAGCGACTTCCAAGTCAACGTCCTTTGATAGTTCTTCCAGCGCACCTACCGCCGCTAGATAGGAAATCATAAAAGCTGTGGAAGGTTTGAACATTGCGTCCTTACCTAGAATCCAATTGATCAAACCGTAATGAACGATCAGATTTGTCTGTAAATCCTGCCCTCTAAGTTCCGTCCTGCGAAGAATATTTGCTAATCTGCGTAAGTTATCTTCACGATCCGTCCCGTACGTTATCAACAAGGCGATATTCGAATCATAGGCACCGGCTACACGGTAATGAACGAATAAGCCGGTGTCGGGATTGCGTACCGAAATTCCCTGATCGTCTCGAATTTCCTCAGGCAATGGTTTGGACCAATTAAGGATAATTCCGCCTGCGTGAGGTTGAATCGCTTTATTCGTGGCATTGATACGTACTTCCGCTCCGGAAATATTTCTGACGGTGCGTTCCGGCTTAGGCAATCTCTTTCCATGCAAGGAGATTAATGCCATAGCTTCGATCAAACTATCTACTACGAAGAATTCGGCATTATTTTCAGGATTGAAGAACTTCAAGGTGTAAGCCATCTCGGTGACTCTATGTTCCACTTGAATTCTAGTATTCATTTCCATGAAAAAGTGATTTGTGCCCTCTACGATCAGCTCGAACGTGGAAACGCTATTGAGTTTGACAGCTTCACCAAAACGTTCCGACTGTTCTTCCATCTCTTTCAGAACTTTCAAATCCGCCTTGAGAATCTCCGCTTTTTTCGGAGATTTTTTTTCGGCGGCTGCGATCTCTTTCTGCAATAGCTCCTGAGTGAGAGAGATTTCGAGCAGCTTCTGTTCGTGCATTTGAACCGAGCAATCTCTTCCGCCTAACGCCACACACCAATGACCGTTCCCGATCAATTGGATTTCATTATGACGGGTTTTCTCGATATTTAATTCGATCAAAAAGTTCCGATTCGATCCTGGCGCAGTTACTTTCGATTCGGATAAAATTTCTTGAACTGCAGATTTGACTTCGTCAGGTTTAGCAACGACTCGCTGCCCCTTACCCCCGCCACCGCCTACGTATTTAAAACGGATTCGATTAGAAGGGTATTTTTCCCATATCTTAGAACATTCGATTTCGGCCTGTGCTTGCAATTCCGCAATGGTTACTAATTCTACGATTTTATCATAACCTAGATATAATAAAGCTTCCGCATTTTCTTCGGGAGATTTGGACGAATCGAACGAAAAAGAAATTCCCTTTTGTTTTGCCAACGCTTCCAAGGCGCTTGCATCTTTTGCTTTTTTTAGAAGGCAGGTCGCTGAAATCGTATCGACTCCAGGAGTTACTGATACGTTTAATTTTCTAGCGAGCTTCTTAGCCTCGTCTTTAGAACCCGCTTGATGCGCTACGTGAGCGGAAGGTCCCATGAAAATAATACCGTTCGTTTCGATTGCTTCTATGAATTCGGCGTCTTCCGCCATAAAGCCGTATCCGGCGAATATATGAGTGTATTGGTTATCTTTCGCGATCGAAATAATTTGTTTTATGCGTGCCGCTTTCTCCTCAGCCCCGCTTCCCATATAGTCAGGGACCCGATGGATATTGGAAGGGAATCGGAACCCTCTTAATTCCGGAGCCAAAGACATCGGATAAACGACCGAGTCTTTTTCGGATAAAAGAATCCCATATTCGCGGATTCCAATCAGATCGAAAATCTCCATTGCTTCCTTCCGCACAGGACCTCGGCATACGATCAAACATTTGATCGACTCGAGTGTGAATGAGCGGATCCAAGGGGAAGATGATTCGTGAAATTTAATACGTCTATTTTGATAGTCGATCATCGGTTCCTATTCGAACTCCCTTTGTGGCCCGGACATCGGGGCTGGTTTATAGTGGCGAACTAGATAGTCTAGATTTTGAAATAAAATGCTTCTCGTGGTTCCGGGTAAAACGATACGGGAGACGGAACCTAGAGACAATGCTTCTTTAGGATTCATGAGTTCCTTCTCATACTGCTGTGATAAAACTTGGAATTTTTTATCGCGGATGGCCGATGCTTCTTTTTCGGGGGTGCCTTTTTTTATATTCTCTTGGAATTCCTTGTGAATGGCGGCCATCTCGTCTTTATAAACGTAATCCTTCCCTGCGGGACCCATGACAGCAATTCTGGCGGTAGGTAACGCAAAAACCATACTTGCTCCGGTATGGTATGAATTGAAGGAAGCATACGCGCCCCCGAAGGCATTTCGGATAATCAATGTCAATCGAGGTGTGCGCAGATCGATAATGGAATCCAGAAGCTTCCGTCCTTCTAAAACGATTCCGTGATGCTCCTGTTCTTTTCCCGGTAAGAAACCGGTCGTATCCTCTAAGAATATTACGGGAATATTATATACATTACAAAAGCGTATAAATCGAGTTCCTTTTCTGGCGGCGCCGATGTCGATTTGACCGGATGATACTGCCGAATTATTCGCGACGAAGCCGACGACGTGACCTCCGATTCTTCCGAACGCGGTGATCAGGTTTCTGGAACGTTGCGGTTGAATTTCGAAGTATTGTCCATGATCGCAGATATTTTGAATATAAAGGGTGATATCGAAAGGGGTGTTCATTCCTGTCGGAGAATTGAACGTTTTTCGAAATAGGATTTCTTCTTCGTAAATAAAACGGTCCGTCGGATCCGAGGTGGGATGAAATGGCGCAAAGCTATGGTTATTGTCCGGCAGATAAGATAAAAGGCGAAGGGAAGTACGTAAAGAACCGAGTTCGTCACTAGTCACCAGATCGACAACCCCGCTCTGACCATGCACTTTCGGTCCGCCCAGATCATCCGCGGAAATATCTTCTCCCAACACCGATTTTACCACTCCGGGACCGGTAAGGCCAAAGAATGTATTCTCGGATTGAATCATAAATGACCCTTGGCGAGGGAGATAAGATCCTCCCCCGGCATTAAATCCGAACATGAGCATGATACTCGGAACTACGCCGCTAATTTTCCGCAGCGCAGTAAATGCTTCGGAGTATCCGTCTAGTCCTCCGACTCCCGCCGGAACGTAAGCACCTGCAGAATCGTTCATTCCGATTAAAGGAATGCCGTGTTCGCCTGCCGTATAGATTAATCTCGCTAATTTGCTACCGTTAGTAGCATCCATTGAACCGGCGCGAAGAGTAAAATCATGACCGTAAACCGCCACGTCTCTTCCGTTAATATTAAGAATCCCTGTAACGAGAGAAGCTCCGTCTAAATTCTTTCCCCAGTTTTGGTAAAGTATATTAGGCTCCGATTCGGTTAGGACCTTGATCCTTTCCCAAACGGTCATTCTCGATTTAGAGTGTTGTACTAGAATTCGATCAGTGCCGCCTCCCTGAAGAGGTTTTTCTAGCAACTCCCTGCCCATGGCATTGGCATCTTCGTAAATGCCCTTAGGAGATGATTCGACATCCGTTCCTGATTTGTTCTGGAAGGGATTTTCCATGGAGTAGGTTGGTTCCGACATACTTGGTCCTGTCCGTTAGGAAATAAAAAGGCGATCCCAAAACCGACTAAAACATTCCTGCCGCTTATTAAAGAAGGTCGGTTATGAGGCTTTGAGAGTGCCGGTACACAGTTTTTCTAGAAAGGCCTGAGAGGAAAGCGGAAAATAAAGGAAAGAACTCCTACGTGCTCGGTAAGCACTGCGTTGTTCCTTTTAGATCCTTTAATTTTGAAGTGAGACGAGCTAAGTATCGGGTTATTGTAAGGATGAATCCACCGTATCGTAGATTTTGAAAAGGGAATCCATATCGATAATTTCGAAAACTTTGCGAACTGCGGGTCTCAAGGCGGCCAATTTAAGCTGAATTTCCCTTTCTTTGCAAACGCGAAGAGAAGCGACAATGACTCTTAACCCTGCGGAAGAAACGAATTCAACATTCGACATATCGAGAACGATATTCGATTCTTTGGCTTTATTAATATGCTCCATAAACGC
This window encodes:
- a CDS encoding STAS domain-containing protein, which encodes MELTVEIKGNSRVVHLIGNMDVHNTHKIEQAFMEHINKAKESNIVLDMSNVEFVSSAGLRVIVASLRVCKEREIQLKLAALRPAVRKVFEIIDMDSLFKIYDTVDSSLQ
- a CDS encoding chemotaxis protein CheW yields the protein MEVDLKALLHDFLAESADLLDSAEETALSLKMEFNPEYVNTLFRAIHTIKGNSGIFEFPAISSLSHSLENLLNQWRKSNAPPGEYEVSLILECLDELRLLLSNVDLYKNRNEEQIISRIDSELSDSNSAQKEVWGFFPKNSAIGDSNISPRVNQRAKVIIPKKYLERAKLENLSLYVVRFNTFNDQTLALRDEGRSFQSLEGKALVLQSNLLEQSRTEQNGNGIQEIDYLVLLSRSTQTEISEECSHLGFVQSVQIIFQRSEEGKRAVIKEAYSKSVGSGDIEANGVKPQTELSDNYLRIPLNLLDHLINLAGETIIVRNQLLQKMEAIQEHSLLSTVRNLSQLITLSQESIMRTRLQRLETFFKKIPRLIHDLERTTNKEIELHLDGGDVELDKTIIDTISDPITHMIRNSADHGLESQEERSKAGKPRKGRIYISAALRGGNVILQVRDDGRGFNYDRIREKAIEKGLLTIDEIHRKTEVELAELVFVPGFSTSETVSSTSGRGVGMDVVKMNFQKAGGSVAISSVTGSGTTITATIPQTLSILNCQMVRAGNMLFAIPQQNITELLLLDPKAVSNVENKQVYLLRGHLLPIINLDEMLDISKDDTLKNKYIVAVHTERHSFGLLITEIENPEEIVVKPLSRALSVLNLYTGAAILGDGNLALILDISGIAKFLKLQSSLIEDRTSDSIGNINLQKHYLLFTVQKQLFGIDSKDVQRLEIFDPKKTERILDREIIQYREEVVELCRLENYFNLSKAESQTGNVMILFRINGIKKGLVVNEIHNVIDEIPSFTKSEDSEKGIIGSGILSGETIIIIDPTVLLSELSTSLLSVEKEVEVESK
- a CDS encoding ATP-binding protein produces the protein MIDYQNRRIKFHESSSPWIRSFTLESIKCLIVCRGPVRKEAMEIFDLIGIREYGILLSEKDSVVYPMSLAPELRGFRFPSNIHRVPDYMGSGAEEKAARIKQIISIAKDNQYTHIFAGYGFMAEDAEFIEAIETNGIIFMGPSAHVAHQAGSKDEAKKLARKLNVSVTPGVDTISATCLLKKAKDASALEALAKQKGISFSFDSSKSPEENAEALLYLGYDKIVELVTIAELQAQAEIECSKIWEKYPSNRIRFKYVGGGGGKGQRVVAKPDEVKSAVQEILSESKVTAPGSNRNFLIELNIEKTRHNEIQLIGNGHWCVALGGRDCSVQMHEQKLLEISLTQELLQKEIAAAEKKSPKKAEILKADLKVLKEMEEQSERFGEAVKLNSVSTFELIVEGTNHFFMEMNTRIQVEHRVTEMAYTLKFFNPENNAEFFVVDSLIEAMALISLHGKRLPKPERTVRNISGAEVRINATNKAIQPHAGGIILNWSKPLPEEIRDDQGISVRNPDTGLFVHYRVAGAYDSNIALLITYGTDREDNLRRLANILRRTELRGQDLQTNLIVHYGLINWILGKDAMFKPSTAFMISYLAAVGALEELSKDVDLEVAWKKLLASVPADGKKTLSRKLTLLTRPVGDLLSDAHLLAGFLGYHLDFSWKLEKGNVIWLRNPLYVLSDLYTYLNMEGEPHQSPSEKIWDHDDEILKAGLAFYSELEKRTGTKADSNRWEEFFVSSKPQAGFDETLWAKSVAAHKGFQIGLELLKLIPNIGNQSRFYTLTMDENMEPVIPDEFKKAETRDALIKVLAPPPKASSDEIVSPMGGMFYSKESPDLPPMIKEGDHFKVGQSLFIVEVMKMFNKITAPFSGTIKEIILQDSDGKIIQKGQTIFKIVPDEVLKVETPQEIQERKNKVTLSLL
- a CDS encoding acyl-CoA carboxylase subunit beta, whose amino-acid sequence is MSEPTYSMENPFQNKSGTDVESSPKGIYEDANAMGRELLEKPLQGGGTDRILVQHSKSRMTVWERIKVLTESEPNILYQNWGKNLDGASLVTGILNINGRDVAVYGHDFTLRAGSMDATNGSKLARLIYTAGEHGIPLIGMNDSAGAYVPAGVGGLDGYSEAFTALRKISGVVPSIMLMFGFNAGGGSYLPRQGSFMIQSENTFFGLTGPGVVKSVLGEDISADDLGGPKVHGQSGVVDLVTSDELGSLRTSLRLLSYLPDNNHSFAPFHPTSDPTDRFIYEEEILFRKTFNSPTGMNTPFDITLYIQNICDHGQYFEIQPQRSRNLITAFGRIGGHVVGFVANNSAVSSGQIDIGAARKGTRFIRFCNVYNIPVIFLEDTTGFLPGKEQEHHGIVLEGRKLLDSIIDLRTPRLTLIIRNAFGGAYASFNSYHTGASMVFALPTARIAVMGPAGKDYVYKDEMAAIHKEFQENIKKGTPEKEASAIRDKKFQVLSQQYEKELMNPKEALSLGSVSRIVLPGTTRSILFQNLDYLVRHYKPAPMSGPQREFE